In a genomic window of Vicinamibacterales bacterium:
- a CDS encoding M20/M25/M40 family metallo-hydrolase — protein sequence MCSRRVAQALLSAVLLLAAATPRAQPRPAVPDWTAIAPEALALYQSLIRFDSTAAERPEAEWLKAFFDKEGIPAEIHALDPQRPNVVARLRGNGSKRPLLLMGHLDTVTVDASKWRFPPFSATRDGGFVYGRGAIDDKDNLAAAVMTVVLLKRLQVPLDRDVILLAESGEEGQSNLGIGHMMAQHYGAIDAEYCIAEGGDTIREKGEVRYATVQVIEKISRGVELTATGTSGHGSVPLTSNAIAHLGNAVGTFITWQPDVKIDETTGRYFRRLAGLAASPEQARAYRDVVSSDPKVAGAAADWLWQHEPRHASMARTSVSPNIFTGGYRSNVIPSSATARLDVRMVPSEDPQALLEQIRAAVNDPGVEVRFAGGGGTRPEIPPTRLDGELFTAAEAAVDAAYHVPTLPSMSTYATDMWPLRARGVQCIGIGAGVDLEDQSAGYGMHGDQERLLESEFQRFVHFNWELVTRLVRTR from the coding sequence ATGTGCTCCCGCCGCGTCGCCCAGGCCCTCCTGTCGGCCGTCCTCCTCCTGGCTGCTGCCACGCCACGGGCCCAGCCGCGGCCGGCCGTCCCGGACTGGACCGCCATCGCCCCCGAGGCCCTGGCGCTCTACCAGTCGCTCATCCGGTTCGACTCGACGGCCGCCGAACGCCCCGAGGCGGAATGGCTGAAGGCCTTCTTCGACAAGGAGGGCATCCCGGCCGAGATTCACGCCCTCGATCCGCAGCGCCCCAACGTCGTCGCGCGCCTCAGGGGCAACGGCTCGAAGCGGCCACTGCTGCTGATGGGGCACCTGGACACCGTGACGGTGGATGCGTCCAAGTGGCGGTTCCCGCCCTTCAGCGCCACGCGCGACGGCGGCTTCGTCTACGGGCGCGGCGCCATCGACGACAAGGACAACCTGGCCGCGGCCGTGATGACGGTGGTGCTGCTGAAGCGGCTGCAGGTCCCGCTGGACCGGGACGTCATCCTGCTGGCCGAGTCCGGCGAGGAAGGGCAGTCGAACCTGGGGATCGGGCACATGATGGCCCAGCACTACGGCGCCATCGACGCCGAGTACTGCATCGCCGAGGGCGGCGACACCATCCGCGAGAAGGGCGAGGTCCGCTACGCGACGGTCCAGGTGATCGAGAAGATCTCGCGCGGTGTCGAGCTGACGGCGACCGGCACCTCGGGCCACGGCTCGGTGCCCCTCACGTCGAACGCGATCGCGCACCTCGGCAACGCCGTGGGCACGTTCATCACGTGGCAGCCCGACGTGAAGATCGACGAGACGACCGGCCGCTATTTCCGCCGACTCGCGGGACTGGCCGCCTCGCCCGAGCAGGCGCGCGCCTACCGCGACGTGGTGTCCTCCGATCCCAAGGTGGCGGGGGCGGCCGCCGACTGGCTGTGGCAGCACGAGCCGCGGCACGCGTCGATGGCCCGGACGTCCGTCTCGCCCAACATCTTCACCGGCGGCTACCGGTCGAACGTGATCCCGTCGTCCGCGACGGCGCGCCTCGACGTGCGGATGGTGCCCAGCGAGGATCCGCAGGCGCTCCTCGAGCAGATCCGCGCGGCCGTGAACGATCCCGGCGTGGAGGTGCGCTTCGCGGGCGGCGGCGGGACGCGGCCGGAGATCCCGCCCACGCGGCTCGACGGCGAACTCTTCACCGCGGCCGAGGCCGCGGTCGACGCGGCGTACCACGTGCCCACGCTGCCGTCGATGAGCACCTACGCCACCGACATGTGGCCGCTGAGGGCGCGGGGCGTCCAGTGCATCGGCATCGGGGCCGGCGTGGACCTCGAGGATCAGTCGGCCGGATATGGCATGCACGGCGACCAGGAGCGGCTGCTGGAAAGCGAGTTCCAGCGCTTCGTGCACTTCAACTGGGAACTGGTGACGCGGCTGGTCCGCACCCGATGA
- a CDS encoding pyridoxal phosphate-dependent aminotransferase, with the protein MLTDPLAPYLLWAKRRAPAAIDLAGSNLVPCEWTDVPGAREAVALTARNDDGYAPLVDRIAAHYGRSADAVATAGGCSGANFLAVAALVGAGDHVLVERPIYDPLVGICRLLGAEIGRFQRTFDEGFRVVPERVREALTPRTRLVVITAPHNPSGVDVDEDTLAAVAREADRVGAVVLVDEVYLDLANAVAGRPRLAAASLDGPFVSTSSLTKSYGLAGLRAGWAVASPAVAERIRRTRDVVDNAGSAPADALAAHAWTLQPALLARGKAVLDENLAACRRLLAACPALEVAAPPRASVIFPRLAGQADAGRFVARLLADHGVAVGPGAFFDGPAHFRVSLASTPARVAEGLDRLAAALAPGA; encoded by the coding sequence ATGCTCACCGATCCCCTCGCCCCGTATCTGTTGTGGGCCAAGCGCCGGGCGCCGGCCGCCATCGACCTGGCGGGCAGCAACCTCGTTCCGTGCGAATGGACCGACGTGCCGGGCGCGCGCGAGGCCGTCGCGCTGACGGCACGGAACGACGACGGCTACGCGCCGCTCGTCGATCGCATCGCCGCCCACTACGGACGATCGGCCGATGCCGTCGCCACGGCCGGCGGCTGTTCCGGGGCGAACTTCCTCGCCGTGGCGGCCCTGGTCGGCGCCGGCGACCACGTGCTCGTGGAGCGGCCGATTTACGATCCCCTCGTCGGGATCTGCCGGCTCCTCGGCGCGGAAATCGGGCGCTTCCAGCGGACGTTCGACGAGGGGTTCCGCGTGGTGCCGGAGCGCGTGCGCGAGGCGCTCACGCCGCGGACGCGGCTCGTCGTGATCACGGCGCCCCACAACCCGAGCGGCGTCGACGTGGACGAGGACACGCTCGCGGCGGTTGCGCGGGAGGCTGACCGCGTCGGGGCCGTGGTGCTGGTGGACGAGGTGTACCTCGATCTGGCCAACGCCGTGGCCGGTCGCCCGCGCCTCGCCGCCGCGTCTCTCGACGGCCCCTTCGTGTCCACGAGCAGCCTCACGAAGTCCTACGGCCTGGCGGGCCTGCGCGCCGGTTGGGCCGTGGCCTCGCCCGCCGTCGCCGAGCGCATTCGCCGCACCCGGGACGTCGTGGACAACGCGGGGAGCGCGCCGGCCGACGCGCTGGCGGCGCACGCCTGGACCCTGCAGCCGGCGCTCCTCGCGCGCGGAAAGGCCGTGCTCGACGAGAACCTCGCCGCGTGCCGCCGCCTGCTCGCGGCGTGCCCGGCGCTGGAGGTCGCCGCGCCCCCGAGGGCGTCGGTCATCTTCCCGCGACTGGCCGGCCAGGCCGATGCCGGCCGCTTCGTCGCGCGCCTGCTCGCCGACCACGGCGTCGCTGTCGGCCCGGGGGCGTTCTTCGACGGGCCCGCACACTTTCGCGTCAGCCTGGCGAGCACGCCGGCCCGCGTCGCCGAGGGCCTCGACCGCCTCGCCGCCGCGTTGGCCCCCGGCGCCTGA
- the ilvA gene encoding threonine ammonia-lyase, biosynthetic — MSDPPAPTPVAASPLLRAILTSRVYDVAVETPLEPASRLSARLGHQVLLKREDMQPVFSFKLRGAYNRMAHLDAGERARGVVAASAGNHAQGVAYAARHLGVSAAIVMPVTTPAIKVRAVRDLGAEVVLHGDSYADAEGRCRALAEASGRVVIHPFDDPLVIAGQGTVALEVLRHRLGGRADAIFVPVGGGGLVAGIGAYVKALRPEIAVVGVEPVEADAMARSLAGGERVVLDQVGLFADGVAVRQVGVHTFAVARHVVDEVVTVSTDEICAAIKDVFDDTRSILEPSGALAVAGLRRWSAGRAPGHTLVAVLSGANMNFDRLRFVAERAEVGEARETVLAVTIPERPGAFREFCTHIGRRVVTEFNYRLSGRDAAHIFVGVAVDSRPDGDALQLALASAGYETHELTDNEAAKLHVRHMVGGRSAQVTHERVRFAFPERPGALMRFLDAVGGRWNISLFHYRNHGADPGRVLAGFEVPPEDMPAFERFLVDLGYPAERETDNPAYRLFLR; from the coding sequence GTGAGCGACCCGCCGGCCCCCACGCCCGTCGCCGCCTCCCCGCTGCTCAGGGCGATCCTGACCAGCCGCGTCTACGACGTCGCCGTCGAGACGCCGCTCGAGCCCGCCTCGCGCCTGTCGGCGCGCCTCGGGCACCAGGTGCTGCTGAAGCGCGAGGACATGCAGCCGGTGTTCAGCTTCAAGCTGCGCGGCGCCTACAACCGCATGGCGCACCTGGACGCCGGCGAACGCGCCAGGGGCGTGGTTGCGGCGAGCGCCGGGAATCACGCGCAGGGCGTCGCCTACGCCGCGCGCCATCTCGGCGTGTCGGCTGCGATCGTGATGCCCGTGACGACGCCCGCCATCAAGGTGCGCGCGGTGCGCGACCTCGGTGCCGAGGTGGTCCTGCACGGCGACAGCTATGCCGACGCCGAGGGCCGGTGCCGCGCCCTCGCAGAGGCGTCCGGACGTGTCGTGATCCACCCGTTCGACGACCCGCTGGTGATCGCGGGCCAGGGCACGGTGGCGCTCGAGGTGCTCCGGCACCGGCTCGGCGGCCGCGCCGACGCGATCTTCGTGCCGGTCGGCGGCGGCGGACTCGTGGCCGGCATCGGCGCCTACGTGAAGGCGCTGCGCCCCGAGATCGCCGTGGTGGGCGTCGAGCCCGTGGAGGCCGACGCGATGGCCCGCTCGCTGGCCGGCGGCGAGCGCGTGGTCCTCGATCAGGTGGGGCTCTTCGCCGACGGCGTGGCCGTGCGACAGGTCGGCGTCCACACCTTCGCGGTCGCCCGCCACGTCGTGGACGAGGTGGTGACGGTGTCCACCGACGAGATCTGCGCGGCCATCAAGGACGTCTTCGACGACACGCGATCGATCCTGGAGCCGTCGGGCGCGCTCGCGGTGGCCGGTCTGCGGCGCTGGAGCGCCGGTCGCGCGCCAGGCCACACGCTGGTCGCGGTGCTGAGCGGCGCCAACATGAACTTCGACCGGCTGCGGTTCGTCGCCGAGCGCGCGGAGGTCGGCGAGGCGAGGGAGACGGTGCTCGCCGTGACGATCCCCGAACGGCCCGGGGCCTTCCGCGAGTTCTGCACGCACATCGGCCGCCGCGTGGTCACCGAGTTCAACTACCGGCTGAGCGGACGCGACGCCGCGCACATCTTCGTGGGCGTGGCCGTGGACTCGCGTCCCGACGGCGACGCGCTCCAACTGGCGCTCGCGTCGGCCGGCTACGAGACGCACGAACTGACCGACAACGAAGCGGCCAAGCTCCACGTGCGGCACATGGTGGGCGGGCGCAGCGCGCAGGTGACGCACGAGCGGGTACGCTTCGCGTTTCCCGAACGGCCGGGGGCGCTCATGCGGTTCCTGGACGCGGTGGGCGGCCGGTGGAACATCAGCCTGTTCCACTACCGGAACCACGGCGCGGACCCGGGCCGGGTGCTGGCCGGCTTCGAGGTGCCGCCGGAGGACATGCCCGCGTTCGAGCGCTTCCTCGTGGACCTCGGCTACCCCGCGGAACGGGAAACGGACAATCCCGCCTACCGGCTCTTCCTGCGGTAG
- a CDS encoding cation:dicarboxylase symporter family transporter — protein sequence MSNTAETPAKPRISPTTQILIGLVLGLIVGYLVSITNPAWADVIRPFAQIFIRMIRMIIAPLLFGTLVAGIAGAGHFKDVGRMGLRAIIYFEIVTTLALLIGLFAVNVMKPGVGMTLPAPTGTPAVAAQAQTWDQILLHMVPTSVIEAMATGDVLQIVVFSIVFAIGLGMVGEKAKKPMLEWCESLTEAMFKVTHIIMLYAPIGVGTAMAYTIGQSGLGVLVNLGYLVFTLYVALIFFFGAVLVPVMVLFKIPIVGFLKAIKEPALIAFSTTSSEAALPRAMECVEAFGVPRRIVSFILPLGYSFNLDGSTLYLSLAAVFVAQAAGVDLTVGQQVTMLLALMLTSKGVAGVPRASLVILAATLASYNLPLEGVTLILGVDAIMDMARTMTNVIGNCLASVVVAKWEGEFREQPELAA from the coding sequence GTGTCGAATACCGCCGAAACGCCCGCAAAGCCGCGCATCTCCCCCACCACGCAGATCCTGATCGGCCTCGTCCTCGGGCTGATCGTCGGCTACCTGGTCAGTATCACGAACCCCGCGTGGGCCGACGTCATCCGGCCGTTCGCCCAGATCTTCATCCGGATGATCCGGATGATCATCGCGCCCCTGCTGTTCGGCACCCTCGTGGCCGGCATCGCCGGCGCCGGGCACTTCAAGGACGTGGGGCGCATGGGCCTCCGGGCCATCATCTACTTCGAGATCGTCACGACGCTGGCGCTCCTCATCGGCCTCTTCGCGGTCAACGTGATGAAGCCCGGCGTGGGGATGACGCTGCCGGCGCCCACCGGCACGCCGGCCGTGGCGGCGCAGGCGCAGACGTGGGACCAGATCCTGCTGCACATGGTGCCCACCTCCGTCATCGAGGCGATGGCCACGGGCGACGTGCTGCAGATCGTGGTCTTCAGCATCGTCTTCGCGATCGGCCTCGGCATGGTGGGCGAGAAGGCCAAGAAGCCCATGCTGGAGTGGTGCGAGTCGCTCACCGAGGCGATGTTCAAGGTGACGCACATCATCATGCTCTACGCGCCCATCGGCGTCGGCACCGCCATGGCCTACACGATCGGGCAGAGCGGCCTGGGTGTGCTCGTCAACCTCGGCTACCTGGTGTTCACGCTCTACGTGGCGCTCATCTTCTTCTTCGGCGCCGTGCTGGTGCCCGTGATGGTGCTCTTCAAGATCCCGATCGTGGGGTTCCTGAAGGCCATCAAGGAGCCGGCGCTCATCGCGTTCTCCACCACGTCGAGCGAGGCGGCGCTGCCGCGGGCCATGGAGTGCGTGGAGGCCTTCGGCGTGCCGCGCCGCATCGTGTCCTTCATCCTGCCGCTCGGCTACAGCTTCAACCTGGACGGCAGCACCCTGTATCTCTCGCTGGCCGCCGTGTTCGTGGCGCAGGCCGCCGGCGTCGACCTCACGGTGGGGCAGCAGGTGACGATGCTGCTCGCGCTGATGCTCACGAGCAAGGGCGTCGCGGGCGTCCCGCGGGCGTCGCTGGTCATCCTCGCGGCGACCCTCGCCAGCTACAACCTGCCGCTCGAGGGCGTCACGCTCATCCTGGGCGTGGACGCCATCATGGACATGGCGCGCACGATGACCAACGTCATCGGCAACTGCCTGGCGTCGGTGGTCGTGGCCAAGTGGGAAGGCGAGTTCCGCGAGCAGCCGGAACTGGCGGCCTGA
- a CDS encoding GNAT family N-acetyltransferase, with the protein MTAASTRLRFRDATAADVAAIAALQNQTAGALTARFGEGHWSGATSERGILASLRHACVRVGRDGRRIVTVARLATKKPWAIDVAHFTPVVRPLYLTGLAVAVSRQGQGLGRQAIEDAAEVARAWPADAIRLDAYDAEAGASGFYTRCGFAPRGQVVYKGVGLRYFERVFA; encoded by the coding sequence ATGACCGCGGCGTCGACCCGGCTGCGCTTCCGCGACGCGACGGCGGCCGACGTCGCCGCGATCGCGGCGCTCCAGAACCAGACCGCGGGCGCGCTCACGGCGCGCTTCGGCGAGGGGCACTGGTCCGGCGCCACGAGCGAGCGCGGCATCCTGGCCTCGCTCCGGCACGCGTGCGTGCGCGTGGGCCGCGACGGCCGGCGGATCGTGACCGTCGCGCGCCTGGCCACGAAGAAGCCCTGGGCCATCGACGTCGCGCACTTCACGCCGGTGGTGCGGCCGCTGTACCTCACCGGGCTGGCCGTCGCCGTCTCCCGACAGGGACAGGGCCTGGGACGCCAGGCCATCGAGGACGCCGCCGAGGTGGCCAGGGCCTGGCCCGCCGACGCAATCCGGCTCGACGCCTACGACGCCGAGGCCGGCGCGAGCGGGTTCTACACGCGCTGCGGCTTCGCGCCCCGCGGTCAGGTCGTCTACAAGGGCGTCGGCCTCCGCTACTTCGAGCGCGTGTTCGCGTGA
- a CDS encoding CotH kinase family protein has product MLAVLAWAPALAQDGPPTAGDLFNSQVVHELRLSMFSGDWELLQARFMENTYYPVDVAWNGVVVRNAGVRSRGTGSRDPRKPALKIDFNEYVSGQTFVGLKSLALDNFRQDAGMVKEVVTSELFRRVGQVAPRAAHARVYVNNEYIGLYAMLEPIDKTFLKTWLGENDGYLFEFNWSNNWYFEWLGTDLSRYAAMFEAKTHEDDPPERLHGPIERLVEAANHSSMAAWEAATSRYLDLEVLLRYVAVETFLADHDGFAGDWGLNNFYLYRFADSERSQVLPWDKDVNFREVDRGIFEGFDPNVLLTTAMRVPHLRDAYLDALNRCAASAGEPTPDDPGLGWLQREIGRQIAMIRTAAYEDVRKAYTNERFEQEAAWMIEFARRRGGDVLGQIARERARRGLAP; this is encoded by the coding sequence GTGCTGGCGGTCCTCGCCTGGGCACCTGCGCTGGCCCAGGATGGCCCGCCGACGGCCGGCGACCTGTTCAATTCCCAGGTCGTGCACGAACTGCGGCTGTCCATGTTCAGCGGCGACTGGGAGCTGCTGCAGGCGCGGTTCATGGAGAACACCTATTACCCGGTGGACGTCGCGTGGAATGGAGTCGTCGTCCGCAACGCGGGCGTGCGGTCTCGGGGAACCGGCAGCCGCGATCCCAGGAAGCCCGCGCTCAAGATCGACTTCAACGAGTACGTCTCCGGCCAGACCTTCGTCGGACTGAAGTCGCTCGCGCTGGACAATTTCCGGCAGGACGCCGGCATGGTCAAGGAAGTGGTCACGAGCGAGCTCTTCCGGAGAGTCGGACAGGTCGCACCCCGGGCCGCCCACGCCCGCGTCTACGTGAACAACGAGTACATCGGGCTCTACGCGATGTTGGAGCCGATCGACAAGACGTTCCTCAAGACGTGGCTCGGTGAGAACGACGGCTACCTGTTCGAGTTCAATTGGTCGAACAACTGGTACTTCGAGTGGCTGGGAACGGACCTGTCCAGGTACGCAGCGATGTTCGAAGCCAAGACGCACGAGGACGATCCGCCAGAGCGGCTGCACGGACCGATCGAACGGCTGGTCGAGGCGGCCAATCACTCCTCGATGGCTGCGTGGGAGGCCGCCACGTCGCGGTATCTCGACCTCGAGGTCCTGCTGCGATACGTCGCCGTCGAGACGTTCCTGGCCGATCACGACGGGTTCGCGGGCGACTGGGGCCTCAACAACTTCTACCTGTACCGCTTTGCCGACAGCGAACGGTCGCAGGTGCTGCCCTGGGACAAGGACGTGAACTTTCGTGAGGTGGACCGGGGCATCTTCGAGGGCTTCGATCCCAACGTGCTGTTGACGACGGCCATGCGCGTTCCCCACCTGCGCGACGCGTACCTGGACGCCCTGAACCGCTGTGCCGCAAGTGCCGGCGAGCCGACCCCGGACGACCCGGGCCTCGGGTGGCTCCAGCGCGAGATCGGCCGCCAGATCGCCATGATCAGGACCGCCGCGTACGAGGACGTTCGCAAGGCCTACACGAACGAGCGGTTCGAGCAGGAAGCCGCCTGGATGATCGAGTTCGCGCGCCGCCGCGGTGGCGACGTGCTGGGCCAGATCGCCCGTGAGCGCGCCCGGCGCGGCCTGGCCCCATGA
- a CDS encoding amino acid permease: MLGPFDATMVVIGGIIGAGIFINPYLTAQRLDTPAQVLLVWVVGGAVALAGAFAYAELGQRMPRAGGQYVYLREAWHPLAGFLYGWALLLLIETGAIAAVAIVFAEYTLRFVGVPASPQPLAVATIVVLSAINYVGVKPGSRVLNVCVLLKAAALAALVLFAWLAPPATGWATLGRVDGDPSGLVAFGGALIPVLFAYGGWQSANYVAEEMRDPERHLPGALVAGTLAVVVIYVSVNVAYLRTLGLEGLAGTTTPAAATAAAYLGASGERFVAAAIAMSTFGFLNLSILAPTRVYYAMAADGAFAPALARLHPRFGTPAVAIVVQSSWSIALAITGNYADLLDTVVFADWIFFGSTVAGLFVLRRRLGPPAGVRTPGYPWLPAGFVLVAAVVVVSTIRAAPLRSAVGAGLLLLGIPVFLVFTRRSRRAVTASSSV, translated from the coding sequence GTGCTCGGGCCGTTCGACGCCACGATGGTCGTCATCGGCGGCATCATCGGCGCCGGCATCTTCATCAATCCGTACCTGACGGCCCAGCGCCTCGACACCCCGGCGCAAGTCCTCCTCGTGTGGGTCGTGGGCGGGGCCGTGGCGCTCGCGGGCGCCTTCGCCTACGCCGAACTCGGCCAGCGCATGCCGCGGGCCGGCGGCCAGTACGTGTACCTGCGCGAGGCGTGGCATCCGCTTGCGGGCTTCCTCTACGGGTGGGCGCTGCTCCTGCTGATCGAAACGGGAGCCATCGCGGCGGTGGCGATCGTGTTCGCGGAGTACACGCTGCGGTTCGTCGGCGTCCCGGCCAGTCCCCAGCCGCTCGCCGTGGCCACCATCGTGGTGCTGTCGGCCATCAACTACGTGGGCGTGAAGCCGGGCAGCCGCGTCCTCAACGTGTGCGTGCTGCTGAAGGCCGCCGCGCTCGCGGCCCTGGTGCTCTTCGCGTGGCTGGCGCCCCCGGCCACGGGCTGGGCCACCCTCGGCCGCGTCGACGGCGACCCGTCGGGCCTGGTCGCCTTCGGCGGGGCGCTGATTCCCGTGCTCTTCGCCTATGGCGGCTGGCAGTCGGCCAACTACGTGGCCGAGGAGATGCGCGATCCGGAGCGGCACCTGCCGGGCGCGCTCGTGGCGGGCACGCTCGCGGTCGTCGTGATTTACGTGTCGGTGAACGTCGCCTACCTGCGGACGCTCGGCCTGGAAGGACTGGCCGGCACCACGACGCCCGCGGCGGCCACCGCGGCGGCGTATCTCGGCGCCTCGGGGGAGCGCTTCGTCGCCGCCGCAATCGCGATGTCCACCTTCGGCTTCCTCAATCTCTCGATCCTGGCGCCGACGAGGGTGTACTACGCCATGGCGGCCGACGGGGCCTTCGCGCCCGCGCTCGCGCGGCTGCACCCGCGCTTCGGGACGCCCGCGGTCGCCATCGTCGTGCAATCGTCGTGGTCGATCGCGCTGGCCATCACCGGCAACTACGCCGACCTCCTCGACACGGTGGTCTTCGCGGACTGGATCTTCTTCGGCTCGACGGTGGCGGGGCTCTTCGTCCTGCGCCGGCGGCTCGGCCCGCCCGCGGGCGTCCGGACGCCGGGCTATCCGTGGCTGCCGGCCGGCTTCGTCCTGGTGGCGGCCGTGGTCGTCGTCAGCACGATCCGCGCCGCCCCGCTGCGATCGGCCGTCGGCGCCGGGCTCCTGCTGCTCGGGATCCCCGTGTTTCTCGTCTTCACGCGCCGTTCCCGTCGCGCCGTCACCGCGTCGTCGTCCGTCTGA
- a CDS encoding metallophosphoesterase — protein sequence MRSGLRVLMCRALASLAVPSLIAVVPACTDSARQVNPSSPVGPVAVGPTIVTSVQGAPLKAIATAAAASPVRYELLTTVSFRETAGVSARIARLVLSVQDDSGPLSAEAPVSLDLPVPALGNAAHEVRHVFSLLRPATQGRWRLKGTGVDQDGMEFDLPPFEAAVEFDGADASAPPGAGPSVSFVGAGDIARCGSPEAEATARLLDGLPGTVFTLGDNVYPEGSPQTYRDCYGPTWGRHLARTRPVAGNHDWTGDAGVAYFDYFGTAAGPRGLGFYSYDLGAWHILALNSNLHGNAGSAQHAWVRGDLAAKKYPCILAYWHHPRFSSGPNGSDANMRDIWYLLQDAGAELVLSGHDHDYERFAPQDGDGRLDLARGIRQFVVGTGGYSLYDLRGSRSNVDASNDRTWGVLRLTLHPGRYDWEFVPMAGQPYRDSGSAACSY from the coding sequence GTGAGGAGCGGCTTGCGTGTCCTGATGTGCCGGGCGCTGGCGTCGCTCGCGGTCCCATCGCTGATCGCGGTGGTCCCGGCCTGCACCGACTCCGCGCGCCAGGTGAACCCCTCCTCGCCCGTTGGCCCCGTGGCGGTGGGTCCGACCATCGTCACCTCGGTGCAGGGAGCCCCTTTGAAGGCCATCGCCACGGCCGCAGCGGCGAGTCCCGTGCGATATGAGCTGCTGACGACGGTGTCGTTCCGGGAAACCGCCGGTGTGTCGGCGCGCATCGCCCGACTCGTCCTGTCGGTGCAGGACGACTCCGGTCCGCTCAGCGCCGAGGCCCCCGTTAGCCTCGACCTGCCGGTTCCGGCGCTCGGTAACGCGGCGCACGAGGTGCGGCACGTGTTCTCGCTCCTGCGGCCCGCCACCCAGGGGCGATGGCGGCTGAAGGGCACCGGCGTGGACCAGGACGGGATGGAATTCGACCTCCCCCCGTTCGAGGCGGCCGTCGAGTTCGACGGGGCGGATGCGTCGGCGCCGCCGGGGGCGGGGCCGTCGGTCTCGTTCGTCGGCGCCGGCGATATCGCCCGGTGCGGTTCGCCGGAAGCCGAAGCCACCGCTCGCCTGCTCGATGGCCTGCCGGGCACGGTCTTCACGCTGGGTGACAACGTGTATCCGGAGGGCTCTCCGCAGACCTACCGCGACTGCTATGGTCCGACCTGGGGACGTCACCTCGCCCGAACACGGCCGGTGGCGGGCAACCACGACTGGACGGGCGACGCCGGCGTCGCCTACTTCGACTACTTCGGAACGGCCGCGGGTCCACGGGGGCTCGGCTTCTACTCCTACGACCTCGGTGCGTGGCACATCCTCGCGCTCAACAGCAATCTCCATGGCAACGCCGGATCGGCACAGCACGCCTGGGTGCGTGGCGACCTCGCCGCGAAGAAGTACCCGTGCATCCTGGCCTATTGGCATCACCCGCGTTTCAGCTCGGGGCCGAACGGGAGCGACGCCAACATGCGCGACATCTGGTATCTGCTGCAAGACGCGGGCGCCGAGCTGGTGCTGAGCGGACACGACCACGACTACGAGCGCTTCGCCCCCCAGGACGGCGACGGGAGACTGGACCTGGCCCGCGGGATCCGGCAGTTCGTCGTGGGCACGGGTGGCTACAGCCTCTACGATCTGCGGGGCAGCCGTTCGAACGTCGACGCCAGCAACGACCGCACCTGGGGCGTCCTCCGCCTGACGCTCCACCCGGGGCGCTACGACTGGGAGTTCGTGCCCATGGCTGGCCAGCCCTACCGCGATTCCGGCTCGGCGGCCTGCAGCTACTGA